From Haliotis asinina isolate JCU_RB_2024 chromosome 8, JCU_Hal_asi_v2, whole genome shotgun sequence, a single genomic window includes:
- the LOC137295019 gene encoding glutamate receptor ionotropic, kainate 2-like isoform X2, with the protein MDILYLVKNNTELSAFNSFHESLLRRGISLNAFPLFLDLDKPFASVSKFNTQLVSPDLLVMSSQVCGSLATGSWLDGISLPQICHNDGSVERTSFLVDIFEKKCLQSSGPETLSTTQCMESLKLQPEPNMILGSLVSDLQWSHVTIFFEDRMDTIVTSVSTQLSQLNVKCSMYRLNVNHTDEEIYDLIRRAISRLPVSGRNFLILCDGTCGRRVLDQADRLDDRETAIYMMSAWLLLMSMEDYTMLQDVQYKLDNVAALLLPSLILPYASITPSVNRTCIELPTDWRQATNSCSEGHLVTLLHQPTSRQWSPVGYVGKSGQMIVPAAIFPNKNYGFNKRKLQIVTILLYPFAMKNSTLGNDTYTGICLDLLQELAATFNFTYEVSEPPDGEYGRIFNGSWTGVVGLLERREVDMAVAPLTVTQEREKVMDFVYPYYYDTGAALYKLPDKMSKKWLTLIRPFKWEVFLCLGIVFISMTFLLSGMEYVNVRKKKLSMTAAEILSSSIWHISGTFFRHGSNSLPKSSPGRILISFVWLFCIIMVAAYSGNLIAFLTVSKNYPPFKTLAEVAEQSDYTWGTDGGSMWTTLFQTSNRSDYRKIWQGIMNHNRSNPDVLSLNQDLHRRHVEDGSYIFIFDRDVIDIWSLDNCDLILLEETFYQITYAVGLPQNSPYGRMISEKMLKIEQSGLLQIWRSRWWPKGSGCAGKTQVQAKIIELIDLQSAFYFLGVGLCTALLVLLGERLRQCCT; encoded by the exons ATGGATATAC tatatttAGTGAAAAATAACACAGAGCTCTCAGCATTCAATTCGTTTCATGAATCCTTGCTACGCCGTGGAATCAGCCTCAACGCATTCCCACTGTTCCTGGACTTAGACAAACCGTTTGCCTCGGTATCTAAAT TTAACACGCAGTTGGTCAGCCCTGACCTGTTAGTGATGTCATCCCAGGTATGTGGTTCCTTAGCAACGGGGTCTTGGTTGGATGGTATTAGTCTCCCTCAAATATGCCACAACGATGGTTCCGTTGAAAGGACCAGCTTTCTTGTCGACATCTTTGAAAAGAAGTGCCTTCAAAGCTCAGGACCGGAGACCTTATCAACGACACAATGCATGGAGTCTTTGAAACTGCAGCCGGAACCAAACATGATTCTAGGATCTTTGGtttctgatcttcagtggtCTCACGTTACCATTTTCTTCGAGGACAGAATGG ATACAATCGTCACGTCTGTTTCAACACAACTATCGCAGCTCAATGTGAAGTGCTCGATGTACAGGCTGAATGTCAATCACACTGATGAAGAGATTTATGATCTCATCAGGCGAGCGATATCTCGTCTTCCGGTATCTGGACGGAACTTCCTGATATTGTGTGATGGTACCTGCGGAAGGAGAGTTCTAGATCAG GCTGACAGATTGGACGACCGTGAGACAGCAATATACATGATGTCAGCGTGGTTGTTGTTGATGTCGATGGAGGATTACACTATGTTACAGGATGTTCAATATAAGTTAGACAACGTAGCAGCACTTCTTCTACCGTCGCTCATTCTTCCATACGCAAGTATAACA CCCAGTGTAAACCGGACATGTATAGAACTTCCCACAGACTGGAGG CAAGCAACCAACAGCTGTTCTGAAGGCCACCTGGTGACACTGCTACATCAGCCAACATCTCGGCAGTGGAGTcctgtgggatatgtggggaaGTCAGGGCAAATGATAGTTCCTGCTGCCATATTTCCAAACAAGAACTATGGCTTCAACAAGAGGAAACTTCAGATAGTAACTATTCTT CTGTACCCATTTGCTATGAAGAACAGCACACTAGGGAATGACACATATACTGGGATTTGTCTTGATCTTCTACAGGAGTTGGCGGCCACCTTTAATTTTAC GTATGAAGTATCAGAACCCCCGGACGGAGAGTATGGAAGAATATTTAATGGTTCCTGGACGGGTGTAGTCGGATTGTTGGAAAGACGG GAAGTCGACATGGCTGTAGCCCCGCTGACAGTAACACAAGAGCGTGAGAAGGTCATGGACTTCGTTTACCCCTACTACTATGACACTGGAGCTGCTCTCTACAAACTACCAGATAAAATGTCCAAGAAATGGCTAACTCTGATCAGGCCGTTTAAATGGGAAGTGTTCTTATGTTTAGGAATAGTTTTCATCAGTATGACGTTTCTTCTCAGTGGTATGGAATACGTAAACGTCCGTAAAAAGAAACTCTCCATGACGGCGGCGGAAATTCTGAGTTCCAGTATCTGGCATATATCTGGAACCTTTTTCAGACACg GTAGCAACAGTCTTCCTAAATCTTCACCCGGGCGCATCCTCATCAGCTTCGTGTGGTTATTCTGTATCATCATGGTTGCCGCGTACAGTGGGAACCTCATCGCTTTCCTCACTGTGTCTAAGAATTACCCTCCTTTTAAAACACTAGCGGAGGTGGCTGAACAGTCTGACTACACGTGGGGAACAGATGGGGGAAGCATGTGGACTACTCTCTTTCAG ACGTCCAATAGAAGTGACTACAGAAAGATATGGCAGGGAATAATGAACCACAACAGAAGTAACCCGGACGTTCTGAGTCTGAATCAAGATCTTCATAGGCGTCACGTTGAAGATGGATCCTACATCTTCATCTTCGACCGGGACGTGATCGACATCTGGTCCCTTGATAACTGCGACTTGATATTGCTCGAAGAAACGTTCTACCAAATAACTTATGCCGTGGGACTACCTCAGAATTCTCCATATGGAAGAATGATTTCAGAAAA GATGTTGAAAATTGAACAAAGCGGGTTACTTCAGATATGGCGAAGTAGGTGGTGGCCAAAAGGGAGTGGATGTGCAGGCAAGACCCAAGTTCAGGCCAAAATAATTGAACTTATTGACCTACAGAGTGCATTCTACTTCTTGGGAGTTGGCCTTTGTACAGCTCTTCTGGTGTTGCTGGGAGAACGTTTAAGACAATGCTGCACATAA
- the LOC137295019 gene encoding glutamate receptor ionotropic, kainate 2-like isoform X3: MTELFRYTFFLLILESESIQTIHTMDILYLVKNNTELSAFNSFHESLLRRGISLNAFPLFLDLDKPFASVSKFNTQLVSPDLLVMSSQVCGSLATGSWLDGISLPQICHNDGSVERTSFLVDIFEKKCLQSSGPETLSTTQCMESLKLQPEPNMILGSLVSDLQWSHVTIFFEDRMDTIVTSVSTQLSQLNVKCSMYRLNVNHTDEEIYDLIRRAISRLPVSGRNFLILCDGTCGRRVLDQADRLDDRETAIYMMSAWLLLMSMEDYTMLQDVQYKLDNVAALLLPSLILPYASITQATNSCSEGHLVTLLHQPTSRQWSPVGYVGKSGQMIVPAAIFPNKNYGFNKRKLQIVTILLYPFAMKNSTLGNDTYTGICLDLLQELAATFNFTYEVSEPPDGEYGRIFNGSWTGVVGLLERREVDMAVAPLTVTQEREKVMDFVYPYYYDTGAALYKLPDKMSKKWLTLIRPFKWEVFLCLGIVFISMTFLLSGMEYVNVRKKKLSMTAAEILSSSIWHISGTFFRHGSNSLPKSSPGRILISFVWLFCIIMVAAYSGNLIAFLTVSKNYPPFKTLAEVAEQSDYTWGTDGGSMWTTLFQTSNRSDYRKIWQGIMNHNRSNPDVLSLNQDLHRRHVEDGSYIFIFDRDVIDIWSLDNCDLILLEETFYQITYAVGLPQNSPYGRMISEKMLKIEQSGLLQIWRSRWWPKGSGCAGKTQVQAKIIELIDLQSAFYFLGVGLCTALLVLLGERLRQCCT; the protein is encoded by the exons ATGACAGAGCTCTTCAGATACACTTTTTTTCTACTGATCCTTGAATCTGAAAGTATTCAAACTATTCACACTATGGATATAC tatatttAGTGAAAAATAACACAGAGCTCTCAGCATTCAATTCGTTTCATGAATCCTTGCTACGCCGTGGAATCAGCCTCAACGCATTCCCACTGTTCCTGGACTTAGACAAACCGTTTGCCTCGGTATCTAAAT TTAACACGCAGTTGGTCAGCCCTGACCTGTTAGTGATGTCATCCCAGGTATGTGGTTCCTTAGCAACGGGGTCTTGGTTGGATGGTATTAGTCTCCCTCAAATATGCCACAACGATGGTTCCGTTGAAAGGACCAGCTTTCTTGTCGACATCTTTGAAAAGAAGTGCCTTCAAAGCTCAGGACCGGAGACCTTATCAACGACACAATGCATGGAGTCTTTGAAACTGCAGCCGGAACCAAACATGATTCTAGGATCTTTGGtttctgatcttcagtggtCTCACGTTACCATTTTCTTCGAGGACAGAATGG ATACAATCGTCACGTCTGTTTCAACACAACTATCGCAGCTCAATGTGAAGTGCTCGATGTACAGGCTGAATGTCAATCACACTGATGAAGAGATTTATGATCTCATCAGGCGAGCGATATCTCGTCTTCCGGTATCTGGACGGAACTTCCTGATATTGTGTGATGGTACCTGCGGAAGGAGAGTTCTAGATCAG GCTGACAGATTGGACGACCGTGAGACAGCAATATACATGATGTCAGCGTGGTTGTTGTTGATGTCGATGGAGGATTACACTATGTTACAGGATGTTCAATATAAGTTAGACAACGTAGCAGCACTTCTTCTACCGTCGCTCATTCTTCCATACGCAAGTATAACA CAAGCAACCAACAGCTGTTCTGAAGGCCACCTGGTGACACTGCTACATCAGCCAACATCTCGGCAGTGGAGTcctgtgggatatgtggggaaGTCAGGGCAAATGATAGTTCCTGCTGCCATATTTCCAAACAAGAACTATGGCTTCAACAAGAGGAAACTTCAGATAGTAACTATTCTT CTGTACCCATTTGCTATGAAGAACAGCACACTAGGGAATGACACATATACTGGGATTTGTCTTGATCTTCTACAGGAGTTGGCGGCCACCTTTAATTTTAC GTATGAAGTATCAGAACCCCCGGACGGAGAGTATGGAAGAATATTTAATGGTTCCTGGACGGGTGTAGTCGGATTGTTGGAAAGACGG GAAGTCGACATGGCTGTAGCCCCGCTGACAGTAACACAAGAGCGTGAGAAGGTCATGGACTTCGTTTACCCCTACTACTATGACACTGGAGCTGCTCTCTACAAACTACCAGATAAAATGTCCAAGAAATGGCTAACTCTGATCAGGCCGTTTAAATGGGAAGTGTTCTTATGTTTAGGAATAGTTTTCATCAGTATGACGTTTCTTCTCAGTGGTATGGAATACGTAAACGTCCGTAAAAAGAAACTCTCCATGACGGCGGCGGAAATTCTGAGTTCCAGTATCTGGCATATATCTGGAACCTTTTTCAGACACg GTAGCAACAGTCTTCCTAAATCTTCACCCGGGCGCATCCTCATCAGCTTCGTGTGGTTATTCTGTATCATCATGGTTGCCGCGTACAGTGGGAACCTCATCGCTTTCCTCACTGTGTCTAAGAATTACCCTCCTTTTAAAACACTAGCGGAGGTGGCTGAACAGTCTGACTACACGTGGGGAACAGATGGGGGAAGCATGTGGACTACTCTCTTTCAG ACGTCCAATAGAAGTGACTACAGAAAGATATGGCAGGGAATAATGAACCACAACAGAAGTAACCCGGACGTTCTGAGTCTGAATCAAGATCTTCATAGGCGTCACGTTGAAGATGGATCCTACATCTTCATCTTCGACCGGGACGTGATCGACATCTGGTCCCTTGATAACTGCGACTTGATATTGCTCGAAGAAACGTTCTACCAAATAACTTATGCCGTGGGACTACCTCAGAATTCTCCATATGGAAGAATGATTTCAGAAAA GATGTTGAAAATTGAACAAAGCGGGTTACTTCAGATATGGCGAAGTAGGTGGTGGCCAAAAGGGAGTGGATGTGCAGGCAAGACCCAAGTTCAGGCCAAAATAATTGAACTTATTGACCTACAGAGTGCATTCTACTTCTTGGGAGTTGGCCTTTGTACAGCTCTTCTGGTGTTGCTGGGAGAACGTTTAAGACAATGCTGCACATAA
- the LOC137295019 gene encoding glutamate receptor ionotropic, kainate 2-like isoform X4 → MDILYLVKNNTELSAFNSFHESLLRRGISLNAFPLFLDLDKPFASVSKFNTQLVSPDLLVMSSQVCGSLATGSWLDGISLPQICHNDGSVERTSFLVDIFEKKCLQSSGPETLSTTQCMESLKLQPEPNMILGSLVSDLQWSHVTIFFEDRMDTIVTSVSTQLSQLNVKCSMYRLNVNHTDEEIYDLIRRAISRLPVSGRNFLILCDGTCGRRVLDQADRLDDRETAIYMMSAWLLLMSMEDYTMLQDVQYKLDNVAALLLPSLILPYASITPSVNRTCIELPTDWRVTYCMHQATNSCSEGHLVTLLHQPTSRQWSPVGYVGKSGQMIVPAAIFPNKNYGFNKRKLQIVTILLYPFAMKNSTLGNDTYTGICLDLLQELAATFNFTYEVSEPPDGEYGRIFNGSWTGVVGLLERREVDMAVAPLTVTQEREKVMDFVYPYYYDTGAALYKLPDKMSKKWLTLIRPFKWEVFLCLGIVFISMTFLLSGMEYVNVRKKKLSMTAAEILSSSIWHISGTFFRHAEVAEQSDYTWGTDGGSMWTTLFQTSNRSDYRKIWQGIMNHNRSNPDVLSLNQDLHRRHVEDGSYIFIFDRDVIDIWSLDNCDLILLEETFYQITYAVGLPQNSPYGRMISEKMLKIEQSGLLQIWRSRWWPKGSGCAGKTQVQAKIIELIDLQSAFYFLGVGLCTALLVLLGERLRQCCT, encoded by the exons ATGGATATAC tatatttAGTGAAAAATAACACAGAGCTCTCAGCATTCAATTCGTTTCATGAATCCTTGCTACGCCGTGGAATCAGCCTCAACGCATTCCCACTGTTCCTGGACTTAGACAAACCGTTTGCCTCGGTATCTAAAT TTAACACGCAGTTGGTCAGCCCTGACCTGTTAGTGATGTCATCCCAGGTATGTGGTTCCTTAGCAACGGGGTCTTGGTTGGATGGTATTAGTCTCCCTCAAATATGCCACAACGATGGTTCCGTTGAAAGGACCAGCTTTCTTGTCGACATCTTTGAAAAGAAGTGCCTTCAAAGCTCAGGACCGGAGACCTTATCAACGACACAATGCATGGAGTCTTTGAAACTGCAGCCGGAACCAAACATGATTCTAGGATCTTTGGtttctgatcttcagtggtCTCACGTTACCATTTTCTTCGAGGACAGAATGG ATACAATCGTCACGTCTGTTTCAACACAACTATCGCAGCTCAATGTGAAGTGCTCGATGTACAGGCTGAATGTCAATCACACTGATGAAGAGATTTATGATCTCATCAGGCGAGCGATATCTCGTCTTCCGGTATCTGGACGGAACTTCCTGATATTGTGTGATGGTACCTGCGGAAGGAGAGTTCTAGATCAG GCTGACAGATTGGACGACCGTGAGACAGCAATATACATGATGTCAGCGTGGTTGTTGTTGATGTCGATGGAGGATTACACTATGTTACAGGATGTTCAATATAAGTTAGACAACGTAGCAGCACTTCTTCTACCGTCGCTCATTCTTCCATACGCAAGTATAACA CCCAGTGTAAACCGGACATGTATAGAACTTCCCACAGACTGGAGGGTAACCTACTGCATGCAT CAAGCAACCAACAGCTGTTCTGAAGGCCACCTGGTGACACTGCTACATCAGCCAACATCTCGGCAGTGGAGTcctgtgggatatgtggggaaGTCAGGGCAAATGATAGTTCCTGCTGCCATATTTCCAAACAAGAACTATGGCTTCAACAAGAGGAAACTTCAGATAGTAACTATTCTT CTGTACCCATTTGCTATGAAGAACAGCACACTAGGGAATGACACATATACTGGGATTTGTCTTGATCTTCTACAGGAGTTGGCGGCCACCTTTAATTTTAC GTATGAAGTATCAGAACCCCCGGACGGAGAGTATGGAAGAATATTTAATGGTTCCTGGACGGGTGTAGTCGGATTGTTGGAAAGACGG GAAGTCGACATGGCTGTAGCCCCGCTGACAGTAACACAAGAGCGTGAGAAGGTCATGGACTTCGTTTACCCCTACTACTATGACACTGGAGCTGCTCTCTACAAACTACCAGATAAAATGTCCAAGAAATGGCTAACTCTGATCAGGCCGTTTAAATGGGAAGTGTTCTTATGTTTAGGAATAGTTTTCATCAGTATGACGTTTCTTCTCAGTGGTATGGAATACGTAAACGTCCGTAAAAAGAAACTCTCCATGACGGCGGCGGAAATTCTGAGTTCCAGTATCTGGCATATATCTGGAACCTTTTTCAGACACg CGGAGGTGGCTGAACAGTCTGACTACACGTGGGGAACAGATGGGGGAAGCATGTGGACTACTCTCTTTCAG ACGTCCAATAGAAGTGACTACAGAAAGATATGGCAGGGAATAATGAACCACAACAGAAGTAACCCGGACGTTCTGAGTCTGAATCAAGATCTTCATAGGCGTCACGTTGAAGATGGATCCTACATCTTCATCTTCGACCGGGACGTGATCGACATCTGGTCCCTTGATAACTGCGACTTGATATTGCTCGAAGAAACGTTCTACCAAATAACTTATGCCGTGGGACTACCTCAGAATTCTCCATATGGAAGAATGATTTCAGAAAA GATGTTGAAAATTGAACAAAGCGGGTTACTTCAGATATGGCGAAGTAGGTGGTGGCCAAAAGGGAGTGGATGTGCAGGCAAGACCCAAGTTCAGGCCAAAATAATTGAACTTATTGACCTACAGAGTGCATTCTACTTCTTGGGAGTTGGCCTTTGTACAGCTCTTCTGGTGTTGCTGGGAGAACGTTTAAGACAATGCTGCACATAA
- the LOC137295019 gene encoding glutamate receptor ionotropic, kainate 2-like isoform X1 produces the protein MDILYLVKNNTELSAFNSFHESLLRRGISLNAFPLFLDLDKPFASVSKFNTQLVSPDLLVMSSQVCGSLATGSWLDGISLPQICHNDGSVERTSFLVDIFEKKCLQSSGPETLSTTQCMESLKLQPEPNMILGSLVSDLQWSHVTIFFEDRMDTIVTSVSTQLSQLNVKCSMYRLNVNHTDEEIYDLIRRAISRLPVSGRNFLILCDGTCGRRVLDQADRLDDRETAIYMMSAWLLLMSMEDYTMLQDVQYKLDNVAALLLPSLILPYASITPSVNRTCIELPTDWRVTYCMHQATNSCSEGHLVTLLHQPTSRQWSPVGYVGKSGQMIVPAAIFPNKNYGFNKRKLQIVTILLYPFAMKNSTLGNDTYTGICLDLLQELAATFNFTYEVSEPPDGEYGRIFNGSWTGVVGLLERREVDMAVAPLTVTQEREKVMDFVYPYYYDTGAALYKLPDKMSKKWLTLIRPFKWEVFLCLGIVFISMTFLLSGMEYVNVRKKKLSMTAAEILSSSIWHISGTFFRHGSNSLPKSSPGRILISFVWLFCIIMVAAYSGNLIAFLTVSKNYPPFKTLAEVAEQSDYTWGTDGGSMWTTLFQTSNRSDYRKIWQGIMNHNRSNPDVLSLNQDLHRRHVEDGSYIFIFDRDVIDIWSLDNCDLILLEETFYQITYAVGLPQNSPYGRMISEKMLKIEQSGLLQIWRSRWWPKGSGCAGKTQVQAKIIELIDLQSAFYFLGVGLCTALLVLLGERLRQCCT, from the exons ATGGATATAC tatatttAGTGAAAAATAACACAGAGCTCTCAGCATTCAATTCGTTTCATGAATCCTTGCTACGCCGTGGAATCAGCCTCAACGCATTCCCACTGTTCCTGGACTTAGACAAACCGTTTGCCTCGGTATCTAAAT TTAACACGCAGTTGGTCAGCCCTGACCTGTTAGTGATGTCATCCCAGGTATGTGGTTCCTTAGCAACGGGGTCTTGGTTGGATGGTATTAGTCTCCCTCAAATATGCCACAACGATGGTTCCGTTGAAAGGACCAGCTTTCTTGTCGACATCTTTGAAAAGAAGTGCCTTCAAAGCTCAGGACCGGAGACCTTATCAACGACACAATGCATGGAGTCTTTGAAACTGCAGCCGGAACCAAACATGATTCTAGGATCTTTGGtttctgatcttcagtggtCTCACGTTACCATTTTCTTCGAGGACAGAATGG ATACAATCGTCACGTCTGTTTCAACACAACTATCGCAGCTCAATGTGAAGTGCTCGATGTACAGGCTGAATGTCAATCACACTGATGAAGAGATTTATGATCTCATCAGGCGAGCGATATCTCGTCTTCCGGTATCTGGACGGAACTTCCTGATATTGTGTGATGGTACCTGCGGAAGGAGAGTTCTAGATCAG GCTGACAGATTGGACGACCGTGAGACAGCAATATACATGATGTCAGCGTGGTTGTTGTTGATGTCGATGGAGGATTACACTATGTTACAGGATGTTCAATATAAGTTAGACAACGTAGCAGCACTTCTTCTACCGTCGCTCATTCTTCCATACGCAAGTATAACA CCCAGTGTAAACCGGACATGTATAGAACTTCCCACAGACTGGAGGGTAACCTACTGCATGCAT CAAGCAACCAACAGCTGTTCTGAAGGCCACCTGGTGACACTGCTACATCAGCCAACATCTCGGCAGTGGAGTcctgtgggatatgtggggaaGTCAGGGCAAATGATAGTTCCTGCTGCCATATTTCCAAACAAGAACTATGGCTTCAACAAGAGGAAACTTCAGATAGTAACTATTCTT CTGTACCCATTTGCTATGAAGAACAGCACACTAGGGAATGACACATATACTGGGATTTGTCTTGATCTTCTACAGGAGTTGGCGGCCACCTTTAATTTTAC GTATGAAGTATCAGAACCCCCGGACGGAGAGTATGGAAGAATATTTAATGGTTCCTGGACGGGTGTAGTCGGATTGTTGGAAAGACGG GAAGTCGACATGGCTGTAGCCCCGCTGACAGTAACACAAGAGCGTGAGAAGGTCATGGACTTCGTTTACCCCTACTACTATGACACTGGAGCTGCTCTCTACAAACTACCAGATAAAATGTCCAAGAAATGGCTAACTCTGATCAGGCCGTTTAAATGGGAAGTGTTCTTATGTTTAGGAATAGTTTTCATCAGTATGACGTTTCTTCTCAGTGGTATGGAATACGTAAACGTCCGTAAAAAGAAACTCTCCATGACGGCGGCGGAAATTCTGAGTTCCAGTATCTGGCATATATCTGGAACCTTTTTCAGACACg GTAGCAACAGTCTTCCTAAATCTTCACCCGGGCGCATCCTCATCAGCTTCGTGTGGTTATTCTGTATCATCATGGTTGCCGCGTACAGTGGGAACCTCATCGCTTTCCTCACTGTGTCTAAGAATTACCCTCCTTTTAAAACACTAGCGGAGGTGGCTGAACAGTCTGACTACACGTGGGGAACAGATGGGGGAAGCATGTGGACTACTCTCTTTCAG ACGTCCAATAGAAGTGACTACAGAAAGATATGGCAGGGAATAATGAACCACAACAGAAGTAACCCGGACGTTCTGAGTCTGAATCAAGATCTTCATAGGCGTCACGTTGAAGATGGATCCTACATCTTCATCTTCGACCGGGACGTGATCGACATCTGGTCCCTTGATAACTGCGACTTGATATTGCTCGAAGAAACGTTCTACCAAATAACTTATGCCGTGGGACTACCTCAGAATTCTCCATATGGAAGAATGATTTCAGAAAA GATGTTGAAAATTGAACAAAGCGGGTTACTTCAGATATGGCGAAGTAGGTGGTGGCCAAAAGGGAGTGGATGTGCAGGCAAGACCCAAGTTCAGGCCAAAATAATTGAACTTATTGACCTACAGAGTGCATTCTACTTCTTGGGAGTTGGCCTTTGTACAGCTCTTCTGGTGTTGCTGGGAGAACGTTTAAGACAATGCTGCACATAA